A region of Zeugodacus cucurbitae isolate PBARC_wt_2022May chromosome 5, idZeuCucr1.2, whole genome shotgun sequence DNA encodes the following proteins:
- the LOC128922134 gene encoding zinc finger protein 853-like, whose product MQYTLVEAGSLTRQQERYPKLQHQQIVKHLQQQQLTVEQVQLKQLKKGEPLEEEELRDEEEGPHEEDVQHEDLLSGEEQDGQMALTRQQERYPKLQHQQIVKHLQQQQLTVEQVQLKQLKKGEPLEEEELRDEEEGPQEEDVQHEDLLSGEEQDGQMAVEAVDVWSGDVESSKAKDVI is encoded by the exons ATGCAGtacacgctggtggaagccggttcg CTGACACGACAGCAGGAAAGGTACCCGAAACTACAACACCAGCAAATAGTGAAGcatctacaacaacagcagctaacGGTGGAACAGGTCCAactaaaacaactaaaaaaggGAGAACcactagaagaagaagaactacGCGACGAAGAAGAAGGACCACACGAAGAAGACGTACAACACGAAGACTTATTATCAGGAGAAGAACAAGACGGCCAAATGGCG CTGACACGACAGCAGGAAAGGTACCCGAAACTACAACACCAGCAAATAGTGAAGcatctacaacaacagcagctaacGGTGGAACAGGTCCAactaaaacaactaaaaaaggGAGAACcactagaagaagaagaactacGCGACGAAGAAGAAGGACCACAGGAAGAAGACGTACAACACGAAGACTTATTATCAGGAGAAGAACAAGACGGCCAAATGGCGGTAGAGGCGGTAGACGTGTGGTCAGGAGACGTAGAATCGTCCAAGGCTAAAGATGTTATTTAA